The DNA sequence TGTGGTCGAATTCGATGAGGATAACCGCGCGGTGTCCATCGAGGAGAAACCAGCCGTCCCGAAGTCTAATTTCGCGGTGGTGGGTCTGTACTTCTATGACAACCGCGTAGTGGAGATCGCCAAGTCGATCAAGCCATCAGAACGTGGCGAGCTGGAAATCACCTCCGTGAACGAGGCTTACCTCAACGCCGGTGCACTGACCGTGCAGCGCCTGGATCGTGGCGATGTCTGGCTGGATACCGGCACCATTGATTCCATGTCGGAGGCATCTTCTTATGTGGAGGTGCTGCAAAAACGTACCGGTAATATCATCGGCTCTCCTGAGGTGGCGGCACATCGGGCTGGGTTTATCACCACTGATCAGCTGGTGGAGCTGGGTGAGGGCTTGAAGAAGTCCGGCTACGGCAACTACCTGCTGCAAAGTCTCTAAGAAAAATAAGAAGGATAGCGCGTGGGTTAAATATTTTCCTCCTCAGACATTCAAATTCTAAAAATAAGGATTCTCGTATGAAATCACCAGCTTCACTACAGCTAGAAAAATTTCCTCCCGACTCTCATCAAAAACAGAGAGCAGAATTTTCTCTTGACCGAAATCAAGCAGTCTTGAACGTTGCATTGCACGGGATAGGAGATGATACGGTACTCCGAGCAGCAGTTTTTGACCACAAAGGCAGAAAATTCGTGGCTTTCCTTGGACTCCAGCCTACGAGCTCACAGCAAATTGACCTAACACCATTCCCTCAGTTGTCACATTTCTCCATCAAAATACAGACCCTCGTTGGTGAGAAATGGACTGACATTGCAAAGGGGCACCGAATTTCGCAATCCGAAATCGATGAAGTTTATGTTCTTGACCCTAGTTCGCGAGATATACGAGTGGACTGTTATGCCCTCGTGCGCACGCTTCGAGGAAAGATCATTGCCGAGTACCTTATTCCAGCTGAGAAGAAGGTTTCACTTGTCCTTAGCTTTTCGGACGACGACAAATATCAGGTTGTCTATTATTCTTTTGATTCAAAACGGGCTAGACGTGGCAAGCCACTCACCTCGTCCTTGGCGATCCTCCCGAGTTCCCTAAGAGGGGGGGTGCCAAAAGACGTATATACAGTTACCGACGAACTGAAATATTCGATTAGGCGCAAGGTAACCCTCAGTCCCACAATGTTAGTGGCTAAAAAGACTGGTGGAGGATTTTGCACTTCAGGCTACACAGGCGCTTGGGAGGATGGTGAAGAAATAGCGGAATGTGTAGAGTTTACTCTAGGACGTCAACAATTTTTATTTCCTGAGCCACCAGATAAAATTGAGATTAAACTACCGTCTCCGATAATCTACTTGGGACTTCCTCATCGCGGGTGGGGTCACTTCTTGACTGAGGGCCTGTCGCGAATCTGGTTCGCTATGCAGAACCCCCAGATACCCGTTCTTTGGGATACTGCGGTCCTGCCGAAATACGCCCAGTCGGTTTTTGACTCGCTAGGTATCCGCAATGAAATGTACTTTCTAACTCAGCACTCATATGCAGAGGAAGTTATTTTTCCATTCCCGGGAATAGGTCTAGGTGACTACGTCTCTCCTGATTTCGCAGAAGTTGTTGGGGCGATTCCACCCTCTCCTATTATCCCAGGAAAGAGAATATTTCTGAGCAGAGCTGAGCTTCAAGAAGAGGGGGCTCAACTAGCAGGTGATGGCGAAAAACGATTGTTAGAATTGATGAGAGAGAATGGTTTTGAGCCCTTTGCTCCAGAACTACATTCTCTTTCTGAGCAGCTTAATGAATTGTCGTCAGCCGAAGTCGTCGTTGGGATAGAAGGATCAGCATTCCATACGCTTCTTCTGCTTCAGGGCTCCGTGAATACACAATATTGGGCACTTAGTCGTCATCGTGGAGGTAGCGGGGTTTTTGAACATATTAAGCAAGCTAAGGATCTTAAATATGACACTCTTAATTATCTACAAGGGCGTTACAAGGGGCACCGGGAGCCTATCGATCTAGATCTAGATGCTCTTGGTCAAGATCTGAGTCGCACTAAAGGTTTTACAGAAAATCTAGAGTTACTTAAAGAGCGTGTAGAGAAACCTGTAAACTCACAAATTTCTTTTAGTGGACATCTAAAGAATACCCAGGTGCGACTATCTAATAGAGAAAGAGTAATCTATCAGGTAAATAAGGGTCTCCGTGAGGGTAATATCGACGCAGCGGCAAGGGCTTTAGGGAGTTATTTTTAGTAGTATTTTGCTAGATGGGGTGCGACCACAGTACGGGTGACAGGTCACAAAGCGGATGATCGCGGCGTGGAGTTGGGCGAGTCTGACCTAAAAGCGGTCAAGTCCGCGCGAGTGGTGTATCTGCCCTTTCGATAAAACAAGCAGCATAACGACCTCAAGGACCATCACGAGCTAAATGCCGGCACTGGCTCATGCCACGTCCCTTCGCGTGATCTCAGACGCAGCAGCGTCGTCCGCATCGATAATGTTCGCCGTCATCATCACCCTGGTCTGCTCCAGGCTCGTCAATGACATGTACCGTTTCTGCTGGATCCAATCATCATGCTGTTCTGCCAGGACAGCACCGACCAGGCGCACGACAGCGTCCCGGTTGGGGAAGATCCCGACGACATCGGTGCGCCGGCGAATCTCCCGGTTCAACCGCTCGGTGGGGTTGTTCGACCAGACCTTGGTCCACACAACCTTGGGCGCGTTCGTGAACGCTAGCAGCTCATCAAGAGCTTCTTCCAGGTAATCGGCCACATCCGGGAACTTCTGCTGACAGAACTCCACCACATCCCTGGCCTGAGCCCACACCGATGCCGCATCCGGCTGCTGGAAAATAGTGTGGAACATCGCCGACAAGGTCGGCCACTGCGTTTTCGGCACCATCCCGTACAGGTTCTTGGAAAAGTGCGTGCGACACCGTTGCCACGAGGCATTCGGCAGGACCTCACCGATGGCGTGCTGGATCCCCAGATGCGCATCACTGGTCACCAAATAGACCTCGTTGAGCCCTCGGGCCTTGAGGTCCCGGAAGAACCTAAGTCCACGATGCTACAGACTCGGCTGTGGCGACCTGCATGCCCAATAACTCCCGGTACCCTTCCGAATTCACGCCAGTAGCCAGCAGGACAGAGGTTTTCACCACCCGGCCGCCTTCACGGACTTTCATGGTCAGCGCGTCACAGGAAACGTAGAGGTAGGGGCCGGTATCAAGTGGGCGGGTGCGGAAATCTTCGACCATGACGTCGAGATCTTTGGCCATGTCCGATACCTGGGATTTCGACAGGTTGTTGATGCCTAGGGTGGCGACCAGGTCGTTCATCCGCCGGGTGGACACGCCCTTGAGGTAGCAGGTGGCGATGACGGTGGTCAGGGCCCGTTCAGCACGGGTGCGTCGTTCCAGTAACCAGTCAGGAAAGAAGGAGCCGGTGCGTAGTTTCGGGACCGCGACGTCGACGGTGCCGACTCTGGTGTCGAAGTCCCTATGGCGGTACTCGTTGCGGGTGTTAACCCGGTCCTGGGAGACGGTGGCGTAATCAGCGCCGCAGACCTGGTCAGCCTGGGTGGACAGGATCTGGTTGATGAAGCCCTGGAGCATCTCTCGCATGAGATCCGGGGATGCTTGGGCGAGTAATTCGTCGAGATAGGTGGTCGGGTCGATAGAATAGGGGCCAGCGGCCATCGTGGGTTCCCTTTCGAGGATAGGTAAGAGTTGATTCGAAAGGTACTGCGGTGGTCGCCTCATGTGTTCATGGGGTCCCTCACCGGCAGTTACAGATACACCACGCTAATGGACACGACCGAAACCCACCGAATTATTCAGCAGTCTCCTAGGAGAATTAGTGCCATGTCGAATCGCCGTATCTTCACCGAAGAGTTCAAAGCAGGAGCTGTGCAACTCGTCGTCTCATCAGGACGCTCCATCAAGGAAGTGGCAAGCGAGTTGGGTATCAAAGAAGGAACACTGGGCGCGTGGGTAAGAACCTGGAAGGCCGAGCACCCAGATGCCGGTGTGGATGAACCAGGCCCGGTTGAATGGGCGAAATACAAGGCCCTGCAGGCAGAAAACGCTGCGTTGAAACGAGAAAACGAGTTTCTGGGAAAAGCCAGCGCCTTCTTTGGAAGCCGAAGCACCTGTAGAGGATCTCTCAGCGTTCATCGAGCAAGAGAAGGCCGTCTTTCCCATTACATGGATGTGCAGGCGGCTGGGTGTATCCAGAGCATCATATTACCGGTGGGCCAACCCCACCGGACTGACTCCCACAGCCACAAGGCATTTAAAGCTCAAGCACGAGGTCGCCCAGGAGTTTGAAAACAGTAACCACATGGCTGGCAGGGATCAGCTGACCACGCTGCTCAACCAACGAGGTGTCAACGTTTCTACCGGGACCGTGGGATCAATTATGAACGAATTAGAACTACGTGCCAGGGGCGATGCGTGCCTGGAAGAACACCACGGTCAACGACCCAGCAGCCCGGACTGAGCATATTAAAAATCATATGATCGACAGCCACGGAAAACGAGACTTTACCGCGACCGTGCCTGGGACCAGGCTTGTTGGTGACATCACCTACCTCAAGACTGGCTCCGGGTGGCTATATCTGGCCACTGTGATCGATTTAGCCACACGCATGGTGGTCGGGCCCGTGCCCCACCCTTGGTTCATGACCTAACCCGGGTTTTTCACGGTGACCGGTGGACACGGGCCCGCCAATAGAAGAAGTGACCCCCTGACCAGGTAAAATTTGGAGTTACCACGCTACAAATCACCAGTCAGAAAGGTCACCTTCAAGGTGAAGACTACCACCATCACCATCGGGGCTCCATCCCCACGCCAGATCTGCTCGAACGCCGGATTATTAGCCTTCGCCCGCACCGCCACCCACCTCGCCGTCACCGACACCATCGACGACGCGTTGACCGGCCAGCAGAGCCCGAACCTGACCCACACTGTCGGCTCCACCATGACCTCACTGGCACTGGCGTTGATCCTCGGCGCTGACGACGTCAGCGACATCAACCTGCTCGACCCGTTGGTGTCCACCGGGCTGATCACCCAGGTGCCGTCAGATTCCACGATCCACCGCCGCCACCAAGAACTCGCCGACCTCGGCAACAACGCACGCTCACCGTTGACGGCGGCGATGAAAACCATCCGCACCCGGGCATGGAACAAGCTCGGCCCCCGCAACCCGGCCACACGGGCCACAGTCGATAATCCCCTGGTCATCGACCTGGATGCCACCGAAATCACCGCGCATTCGGACAAGGAACTGGCGTCTGCGACGTGGAAGAAACACTTCGGTTTCCACCCGCTGTGCGCCTTTATCGACCTCGGTGACGACCACGGCGGGGAAGTACTGTCCATCAAGCTACGCACCGGCAAAGCCGGGGCCAACACCGTCGCCGATCACCTCGACGTCCTCGACGCAGCCCTGGCCTCATTGCCGGATCACGCGGACGGTCAGCCCTGGGGCAGGAGGTTGCTCATCCGCAGTGACGCCGGCGGCGGGACGAAAGGACTCATCGAGCACATTGAGTCCCTGGGGCATGGTTACCTGATGGGGTTTCGCGGCAGCGATGCGATCGGCATTATCGCTTCCACCACGGGCAAGGCGGCGAAGTCCCATATTCTGCGCCCGGACGGGGCACCTGCGACACTGGCCACCGGGTTCATCGCCGATATCACCGGACGCATCCAGACCTGGGCGCCGCAGCGCCCACCCAAGATCGGCATCAACCTGGACAACTACCCGGCCGGGATGCGGGTGATCATGAAAGCCGAGCACCCCGCCAGCGGCGCACAGTTGACGATCACGGATGTCGACGGGCGCCGCGTGCGATTGTTTGTGACCAACCTGACTGGCCAGCCCCAGCGCCTGGACCGGGCCTACAGTCGCCGGGGCCGGTGCGAGCAACGCATCAAGAACCTCAAAGACCTGGGATTATCCAA is a window from the Corynebacterium faecale genome containing:
- the rfbA gene encoding glucose-1-phosphate thymidylyltransferase RfbA — translated: MKGIILAGGSGTRLYPITKGISKQLMPIYDKPMVYYPLTTLIQAGIREILIITTPEDRDSFERLLGDGSAWGIELTYAVQPSPDGLAQAFIIGEDFIGDDDVALVLGDNIFDGAQLGRALKACADPDGGIVFAYEVSDPERYGVVEFDEDNRAVSIEEKPAVPKSNFAVVGLYFYDNRVVEIAKSIKPSERGELEITSVNEAYLNAGALTVQRLDRGDVWLDTGTIDSMSEASSYVEVLQKRTGNIIGSPEVAAHRAGFITTDQLVELGEGLKKSGYGNYLLQSL
- a CDS encoding glycosyltransferase family 61 protein; protein product: MKSPASLQLEKFPPDSHQKQRAEFSLDRNQAVLNVALHGIGDDTVLRAAVFDHKGRKFVAFLGLQPTSSQQIDLTPFPQLSHFSIKIQTLVGEKWTDIAKGHRISQSEIDEVYVLDPSSRDIRVDCYALVRTLRGKIIAEYLIPAEKKVSLVLSFSDDDKYQVVYYSFDSKRARRGKPLTSSLAILPSSLRGGVPKDVYTVTDELKYSIRRKVTLSPTMLVAKKTGGGFCTSGYTGAWEDGEEIAECVEFTLGRQQFLFPEPPDKIEIKLPSPIIYLGLPHRGWGHFLTEGLSRIWFAMQNPQIPVLWDTAVLPKYAQSVFDSLGIRNEMYFLTQHSYAEEVIFPFPGIGLGDYVSPDFAEVVGAIPPSPIIPGKRIFLSRAELQEEGAQLAGDGEKRLLELMRENGFEPFAPELHSLSEQLNELSSAEVVVGIEGSAFHTLLLLQGSVNTQYWALSRHRGGSGVFEHIKQAKDLKYDTLNYLQGRYKGHREPIDLDLDALGQDLSRTKGFTENLELLKERVEKPVNSQISFSGHLKNTQVRLSNRERVIYQVNKGLREGNIDAAARALGSYF
- a CDS encoding transposase, translated to MSNRRIFTEEFKAGAVQLVVSSGRSIKEVASELGIKEGTLGAWVRTWKAEHPDAGVDEPGPVEWAKYKALQAENAALKRENEFLGKASAFFGSRSTCRGSLSVHRAREGRLSHYMDVQAAGCIQSIILPVGQPHRTDSHSHKAFKAQARGRPGV
- a CDS encoding IS1380 family transposase codes for the protein MKTTTITIGAPSPRQICSNAGLLAFARTATHLAVTDTIDDALTGQQSPNLTHTVGSTMTSLALALILGADDVSDINLLDPLVSTGLITQVPSDSTIHRRHQELADLGNNARSPLTAAMKTIRTRAWNKLGPRNPATRATVDNPLVIDLDATEITAHSDKELASATWKKHFGFHPLCAFIDLGDDHGGEVLSIKLRTGKAGANTVADHLDVLDAALASLPDHADGQPWGRRLLIRSDAGGGTKGLIEHIESLGHGYLMGFRGSDAIGIIASTTGKAAKSHILRPDGAPATLATGFIADITGRIQTWAPQRPPKIGINLDNYPAGMRVIMKAEHPASGAQLTITDVDGRRVRLFVTNLTGQPQRLDRAYSRRGRCEQRIKNLKDLGLSKLPHHGFGMNQAWILSVMLAHNLIVYTGLIDSIAGHGHGHRWWGWEPKTIRARTSASPQ